The sequence TCCGGCAATGAAGTGCTCATCGGCGTGAGCGTCTACCAGAAGAACAATATCAACATCGCTACCAAAACAGACGAAAACGGTCACTTCAAACTTACTGTACCAGACAATGCTACCCTGATCTTCTCTTTCATCGGTTACCATCGGCAGGAGGTGAATGTCAATGCACGCCCGGTTCTCAACATCAACCTCGTCACGGAAGATAAAGCGCTCGGCGAAGTGGTGGTTGTCGGCTACGGCAAACAAAAAGCACCTACCGTGACAGGGGCTATTTCTACCGTTGGTGGCAAAGAGCTCGTCTCCACCCCTGTGTCTAACATCACCAATATGCTTGTAGGGCGAGCCTCCGGTATCAGCGCCGTACAATCCAGCGGTGAACCCGGTCAGAATGCTGCGACCATTCACATTCGTGGTATTGCCACTTTAAACGGTCAGGATCCGCTCATCGTAATCGATGGTATACAGCAACCGGCAGAGCAGCCTTACGTGGTGCTCAACGCCATGGATGCAAACGAAATCGAAGGCATCTCTATTCTGAAAGATGCTTCTGCTACCGCTGTATATGGTATCCGGGGCGCGAACGGTGTCATCATCGTCACCACCAAAAGAGGGAAACTCAATAAACCTACCTTCGGCTTCACCGCAAATGGCGGTTTTACAAACGCTACCTCCCTCCTGCCCATTCTCAACTCTTATCAATACGCCCTCTTCCGTAATGAAGGTGTCCGCAACGCGGAGGCCGCCGGCAACAGCAGCTTTGACAACCTGCTCTTCACCGACAATGAATTGTGGAAGTTCAAAAATAACAGGGACTATACTACAGACGAAATCAACAGCCTTGAAATCGGAACCAGCGACAGACAGGCACTGGCCAACAGCCCCGCCCTGTACTACACTTCGCATAACTATTTCAAGGAAATCTTCGGAGGTAAGGGCCAGCAACAACAATACAACATGAATATATCCGGCGGAGTTGAAAAAGTAAGGTACTTTGCTTCGCTAGGCTACTATCACCAGCAAGGTATTCTCAACGACTACAATTACGGTGGTTCTAATACGAATTCCAACTTCAAACGTTATAACTTCCGATCCAACTTCGACATCGACGTATTCAAAAACTTCCAGATCAGCGTGAACCTGGCGGGGCAATCAACCGTTGGCCATGTGCCTTCAGGCGGCTATAGCTCTACAGACCAGGGCGATCGCTACCAGCTTATCATCCAGAAGATCTTTGAGAGTAGTCCGTTCGTAGGCCCCAACTTCGTTAATGGCAAACTGGTGAATGGGTTTATCGGTACCTCCGGCGATGGCATTAATCCCCTTGTTGATAAAGGTGGGAGTGGTGTCTCTCCCATCAGTGACTTCCTCAGTGCCGGTACGCTGAATCAGTATATTACAACTCTCACCAGCACCGTGAACCTGAAGCACCAGATGGACTACATCACCCAGGGACTGAATCTGAATGGAAAGATCGCCTATGATGACAGTTATACGAAGGGCTTCTACCAAACCACCAGCATTCCGCTTTACAAAGCCATGCGCGATCCCAACAATCCTAATAACATTGTGCTTGCCGGTGGTCAGTTAAACCCTGACTACACCTCCGACAACTGGGGTAATGGTGCCTGGCGCAAAGTATACCTGGAAGCTTCTATCGACTACGCCCACAGTTTTGGCAATCACAACGTGTCCGCATTATTCCTTGGCAATGCCCAGAAATACACGGCACACGATCTAACCTATAACACACCCTCCGGTTTAATGGGTTTGGTAGGCCGTGTTACATACAACTTTAGTGAACGCTACCTGCTGGAATTCAACATGGGTCTGAATGGTACTGAAAACTTCGCACCTAAGCGCCGCTTTGGTTACTTCCCCGCTGTATCTGCGGGTTGGGTTGTGACAAAAGAACCATTCTATCCGAAGAACGATGTGCTTACCTGGCTCAAACTTCGTGGCTCCTATGGAGAAGTCGGTAGCGACAGATTGGGAAGTCGCCGCTATCTCTACCTGCCAAATGGCTGGTCATCCAGTTCAAGCGGTTACTATTTTGGCAATAGCAATGGTAGTAGTGCAAACCCTTATTTCTCAGGCGCCAGCGAAACCACTTTGGGTAATCCTGACGTGACCTGGGAACGTGCAAAGAAACTAAATCTTGCCGCTGACCTGCGTTTGTGGAAGGATAAGATCACTCTCTCCGCTACCCTCTTCAGGGAAAACAGGAATAACATCCTCGTGAACCTCCAAACGATCCCGGCTACTTATGGGGTATCCTCTTCCATCGTACCTCCTGCGAATATTGGCCGCGTCAGCAACCAGGGATATGAGATCGAACTGGGGTACAATGATAATATTGGTAAACTCAGTTATTTCCTCCGTGCCAACTTCTCCTACGCGCGCAATAAAATTGAATATATGGCAGAGCCGTCTTACCAATATCCATGGATGAACGAGACCGGCTACAGCATTGGGCAATACAAAGGTTATGTATGGGATGGTTTCTTCAACACTACCGAAGAACTGAATAACCGCCCATATAATACGAACGGCAATCAGGCAAGACTGGGCAATATCCGTTACAAAGATATCAACGGCGACGGCATCATTGATACCAAAGACCAGGTGCCTATCGGCTACTCCAATCTGCCTCGCATAGCCTACAACCTGACCATCGGTTTCTCTTATAAAGGATTCGATATCTCTGCCCTCTTTATCGGTACAGCACAGGGTTCCTTCCCGCAATCCGGTTATGTGCTGAGTACCCCATTTGCCAAGAACGTAGGTGCTGTATTCCAGCCTTACTACGATGGCCACTGGACACAGGAAAAGTATGAGAATGGTGAAAAGATTACCTATCCCTCCTTCTCTTTCAGTGGTTCCGGCCCCAATAACCTTTTCAGCGACTTCTGGCTCAAGTCTAACAACTTCAAGCGCCTCAAGAACCTTGAAATAGGTTACAGCATCCAGGACAGGGGATTACTCACCCGCGCGCATATCCGAAGTATCCGCTTCTACGCCAATGGTAATAACCTCATTACCTGGAGCAAAGAAGTGATGAAAGGCATTGACCCTGAGCTGGCGGACGATGGCAAGAACAGTATGGGATATATGTACCCGCTGACCCGCACGTTCAACTTCGGTACCAATATCCAGTTCTGATCCACTAAAAATATTTGAGATGAAACCTTACTATATCATATGCATGGTGCTGTTGCTGTTTGCCTGCCAGAAGGACTTTCTGCAAATGCCCATCTCCAATACAACAACGACAGATTCGGTATTCTCTACGACTATCAAAGCGCAGGGAGCTATCGCCAACGCCTATAAGAAAGTGCTCTGTCAGGGTCTGCCCTATCAGGGTAACTGGAACTCACTCATCCAGGACAATATATCCGGCGCTCTCACCTATGGCTTCTCCTGGACATGGGGTTATGGTATTGCCACCAGTACCGGCCTCACTGCAACAGGCAATACGGAAGACATGGATGGCTACGCCTATAATTTCACTGCCATCAGACAGGCCTACCTCGTCAGGGAAAACATCGACAAGGTCACCGACATGACGGCAGCTGACAAAGCCATTGTGAAAGCAGAAATGCTGGCACTCATCGCTTACGACTATGAACAAATGGTGATCATGTACGGAGGTGTTCCTATCGTGACCAAATCACTGACTGTAAACGATGACCTGAATATTCCCCGTGCTCCAGTAGCAGAAGTAATAGATTCTATCAGCAGCTGGTGTGATGCTGCAGCAGCTGTATTGCCAGCCGTATGGTCTGCTACCTGGACCGGCCGGATGACGAAGTCCGCCGCCTTGTCCATCAAAGCAAAGGCGCTGTTATACGCGGCACGTCCTCTTTTTAATACAGCTACGCCTTATCTGGATCTGGGAGCTAATAATAACCTCATCTGCATGGGCAATGAAGACGCTTCCCGCTGGCAAACGGCTGCCATCGCTGCCGAAGCTGTGATCAAAGAAGCAGAAACCAATGGAGGTATTAAGATCATCAATACCGGCAATCCGCTGGATGATTATGGTACAGCGACCTCCACACCTGCCAACGCCGAGATCATACTGGCATTTAAATACGATGCCGGTGGTAGTGGCATGAACACGTTTTACAACATGCATAACTGGCAGGCATATGGAAATGGGCTCACTACCAGTTATCTCGAGAACTACTACAAAGCAGATGGCACCGACCAGGTATGGCCAACTGCCACCACAGCCTTTTCTGACTACACCACCCGTATACAGGCTATGGAACCCCGTTTCAAAGCGAGTTTCAAAGCATGGGAGATTGACACCTGGAACAACCCGAATGATAATAACTGGGCGAATTCCAACCTCTTTCAATGGGCGATGAACGTAGCCGCTGTACCTGTAAAGTTCTATTACAAAGCAGGCACCCGTAACTGGTTTGAGTTCCCCATCTTCCGTCTCGCGGCTTATTATTTATCTGCAGCAGAAGCGTACAACGAATTGGGACAATCTGCCAATGCACTGGCTAAACTCAACATCATTCATCAGCGTGCCGGCCTGCCAGCTATTACTGAAACCGATCAGGCAAAATTGAGAACGATTATCCAGAGAGAATGGGCAGCAGAGTTCTTCGATGAGAACTACTGGCTGCATGATATCAAACACTGGAAAAGAACAGATATCGGTGACGGCCTGATTGGCGGCGTGATTCGCACCCTGCATTTCAACAGTGATGTAGGATCAAAAATGACAGGTAATACGGACTATCATGATGGCAAGATGTACCTGGGCTTCTGGGCACCCCGTCAGTTCCTCAATCCTTTCCCGCAAACGGAAATCAACAAGGGTACCCTGATCCAGAATCCCGGCTACTAATCACGCTTTAAAAATTATTGAACATGCGCTACAGAACGCTACTATATATGCTGGCCTTTTCCGGTAAAGTGCTGGCGCAATCCGTTCCGGATTCGATACCTACGGCTTCCGTATCAAAAGTATCCGGAGAGGAATTATACAGGACACCGGCTGCAAATATCACCAATACCTTCTATGGCCGTCTGCCCGGTATCATCACCGAACAGGCCAGCGGCGAGCCGGGCTATGACAATGCCAGCTTTGTGATACGCGGCATGGGCACTTACGACAACAATGACATCGCCATATTTGTAGATGGATTTCAGGTGAACAATACCTACTTCCAGTATTTATCTGCCATAGAAATTGCGGAAGTTAAATTATATAAAGACGCCGCAGCACTCGCTGCCTTTGGGATGCGTGGCGCGAACGGCGTACTATGGATCACTACAAAAAGAGGCCATGCAGGCAAACCCACTGTACAGGTGCAGGTGAGAAATGGCGTACAACAGGCTGAGAATATCAATAAGCCATTGCGGTCTTATGACTATGCACGACTCTATAATCAGGCTGTCAGCAATGACCTGTATGCGGTAAACAATCATCAATATATTTACACGCCAAAGTATACCACCACACAACTGGAGGCGTATAAAAATGGTACGGGTACAGATATAGACTGGTTTGATGAAGTTCTGAAAAAGAACGCCGTATTCAGAGATGCGAATATTACTTTCAGTGGCGGTGATACAACTACCCGATATGCACTCATCGTAGATTACATGAAGAACCAGGGTTTGTATAATGTGGCGACAAATGCCACTACTTCAAATGCACAGATCCAGCGCTTTAACCTGCGGGCCAACCTGGATTTTAGCTTTTTCAAAATATTTGAAGCCAAAGTAGACCTGGGTGGCCGTATTGAAGACAGGCGATATCCGAACTTCAACGGCCCGAGCTTATGGAATAATATGGCGGTGTACCCTTCCAATGTGTACCCGGTGAAAGATGAAACGGGCAACTGGTCAGGCACGACCGTTTATTCAAATAACCCTGTAGCATCACTGAAAGCACTGGGTTGGACATCGACACATGACAGAACATTACAGGCGAATTTTAACCTGAAAGAAAAACTGGATTTCATTACTCCCGGGTTATACCTGAGTGAAGCAGTGAGTTTCAATACATGGACCAGAAGCGCTGCCAGCAAAACAGCTACCTATGCACGTTATTATAATGGCGTGCAAACAACAACTGATGTTACTTCAGATCTTGTAGCCAGTGCCAGTTCACCGACTAACCAGTACGACTGGAAACAGGCTAACCTGAGTGCCGGGTATGACCGTACTTTTGGTTCCCATGCGGTACATGCACTGGTGAATTATTTTGCCAGCAACTATATAGAAGACTGGAATGGTAATTTCAATGGTTCAGGGTATAATACAGGTAATAACATCTTCCATCACTATACGAACTTAGGTGGCACCATTGATTATACATACCGTAATAAGTATATGCTAGGATTTGGCTTTGGATATAGCGGTTCAGACAACTATGCTATAGGTCATAACCATGGTTTCTATCCGGCCATCTCTGCAGGATGGATTGCATTGACAGCGCCTTTGTACCTGAAAGTCAGGGCTTCTGCAGGCAAATCAGGAAATGAAAACTCTGCACAGGGCAGGTATCTTTACCAGCAGTATTATGGTACCTCTACCGCATTTTATACGGGGGTGACCAGTTTGAATTCCAACACAGCCATCGCACCTACTTATATAGCCAACCCCGACATCTTTGCAGAGCATAGCATGAAGTATAATGTCGGTTTTGATATGACCCTGTTTAAGAAACTGGATATTATAGCAGATGCATACATGGATAAACGTGGTGGTATTATCACCTACGATCAGGCCAGTTATGCCGCGACTATTGGTACGGCACTGATGTTTAAGAACATCGGGAAGATGACAAATAAAGGATTTGAACTCACCATGAACTACCACGATACATGGAAAGGATTGGGTTACCATGTAGGAGGCAGTATGCTGTATCATAAGAACACGGTAGACTATAAAGCTGAAATTACCCCTGTGAATAGTTTTAGTAAAACGACAGGATTATCTGTCAGTACGCCCACAGGCTTAATAGCAGAAGGGTTTTACCAGACAGACGATTTCAATGCAGATGGTACATTAAAGTCAGGACAACCAGTACCTGTTTTTGGTGCAGTACAACCTGGAGATCTGAAATACAAAGACCTTGACAATAGCGGATTCGTGGATCAGAATGACGTGACTAAGATCGGGCATCCGGCCTATCCATCCCTGTATTACTCTTTTAATGCATCACTGGATTACAAGGGTTTTGATGTGGCAATCCTATTCCAGGGAGGTGCTGGTGCTGATTTCAATCTGCTAAATGCAGCAACGCAGACCCTGGCATTCGTAAGTAATAACAATGCCTTCCCAATGGCCAAAGGCGCCTGGGCCTATTATCCGTCAGAAGGTATTGACACACGGAGCACAGCTACCTATCCACGGCTCACTACACAATCAAATACCAATAACTACCGGAATTCAACTTTCTGGATAAAGAAAAACAATTACCTGCGGATCAGGAATATAGAAGTAGGCTATTCTTTGCCTGAGGCATTCCTGAAAAGAGCACACCTGAGTCGTTTGCGCTTGTTCATGAGTGCGACGAATCCAGTCACCATCAGCAAGCTCTTAAGAGATTACAACTTTGATCCGGAGACCCCAACAGGATATCCGGGACTGAAATCGTACATCGGTGGACTCAGTGTTTCATTTAACTAATAAAATGACCCTCATGCAGAAACTAACAATCTATATAGTCATTTTGCTGGTGCTGAGTGCCTGTTCAAAAGACTTTCTAAATACAAAGATCGATTCATCTGAGACAGACAAGACGCTCAATTCGGATTACAGTACGCTGATCTCGCTGGGCAATGCGCCGTATGCATATATCAGGAATGGCTTTTTATCTGTGGATGGTAATCTCTTTGCAGCAGCCACGGACGAGGCAGAGCAGACTTCAGGCATTTCCGATGCACAGCTGTTTAACCAGGGGAGCTGGAATGCGACGACGAATCCGGATAACTATTACAGTAGCTATTATAGGGGGATCAGGGCGGCGAATTACTTCCTGGAACACTCCGTGAATTACAAAGATATCTTAGGCACTAACAGGGACACGATCTCTGCTGCCGGTGCTATCAGTTACAAAAATGATGTGATGAATGTGGCATGGTATAGAGCGGAAGCACACATTTTGAGAGCATACTTCTATTTTGAATTATCAAAAAGATATGGAGGTGTACCACTGCTGACAAGGGTGCTGAATGCGGATGAGAATACGATTATGCCGGCTACACCTTATGATAGTGTGATGAATTTTGTAGTTGACGAGGTAACATTATATCAGGACAGTTTGCAGGTGAACTGGAAAACCTCTTCTTTTTCCAATTATGATGGCCGGTTCACAAAGGGCGTGGCACTGGCATTAAAGGCAAGAGCATTACTATATTGGGCCAGTCCATTGCACAATACAAGCGGAGATGTATTGAGATGGCAGCAGGCAGCTGCTGCAGCCCATGATGTAATTGCGTTAGGGATATATAGTTTATCAAATGATTACAGGAATTACTTTTTGCAAAGTAATACGTTAAGCAGCGGCGAAACGATTTTGGCAGTCAGGCAGACAGCGAATCATTACATGGAAACCATGAACTATCCCATCAGTACTTCCGGTGGTCAGAGCGGAGTAACGCCTTCAGAAAATCTTGTATCAGATTATGAATATACTGGTACGCCGGATCCCGCGAATCCATATACCAACCGTGATCCAAGACTGGGGATGAGTGTCGTGACGAATGGAAGTACATGGAATAGCAGGGTGATCAACGAAGCTCCGGGGGGTACGGATGATATGGCAAATACGAATGCAAGTAAGACGGGGTATTATCTGAAAAAATTCCTGAATGATGGATTGAATCTTGTGCAGGGAGGTACTGCCACACACCATTGGGTGGTAATGCGATATGGAGAAGTATTGCTGGAATATGCAGAGGCAATGAATGAAGCCTATGGCCCGGATAATGATAATGGATATGGATTAACAGCCAGAGCCGCGATCAATATGGTGCGTGCACGTACGGGGGTAAATATGCCGGCGGTAACAGCCACCAATCAGGACGAATTCAGAACTGCTGTAAAGCATGAAAGAAGAATTGAATTAGCATTTGAGGATTACAGATACTGGGACCTGCTTAGATGGAAGGATGCAGAAACGGCCTTAAATAAGCCTCTGTTAGGCGTAAAAGTGAATAATGGTGTATACACCACATTCAGCGTAGAAGAGCGCGTTTTTAACGCCAGTAAGATGTATTATTATCCATTTCCGCAGACGGAAATCAGTATTTCCAAAGGAGTGCTGGTGCAAAACCCGGGTTGGTAATTCATTTAAAAAATCAATCTATGAAACAATCAATCATCATCATATTTCTTTTATCGCTCTGGGCTTGTAAAAAGGATGCCGACAGTTATGGCATTCCTAATATTTACATGCCACAGGCGCTCAATATCTCTGGTGGTATCAGTGCGAACTATCCTGTGCCAACTGGTACGGATTCTTCCACCTATAATTACACCATTGATGCGACTACCAATAAACTCAATATCATCCTGGGTGTTGCGCAGGCAAGTACGCTCAAACCAGCAGGTTTTACTGTCAATGTTATAACCGATGCTGATACTATTGATCTCTTAAAGTTCAACAATATCCTGGATGCGAATACCCTACTAATGCCTGATTTACTCTATACCCTTCCATCTTCTGTCAGTGTTCCTGCCGGAAAAAGTGAGGGAACCTTTTTTCTATCACTCGATATCAATCAGTTAAAATCATCTGATTACGAGGGTAAGAAGCTCGCACTGGCAGTAAGACTGAAAAGTACGGGACAGTATGAAGTTGCTTCCAATGCCGCGGTAACAATTGTAATTGTAGATGTAGATGCGCTGGTCATTGGCCCATCCAAAGATATCTCTTCCCAATATCTGAAGAATACCTCTACCCCATTCACAATAGCCGGTCTTCATTCCGGTGGCCGCTGGGGTACGCTGACGGACTGGATTGCCAATACGGCGGCAAAAAGCCATGACGGGTATGGTGGGTATGCAACAGATGAAGGAGGCACCATAGATATGGAAAGTGGCTGGGGATCTCCGGCTATTCATAATGGCAAGATCTGGCAGACTACGGGTAGTGCGCTGCCAGCGGGTACGTATACTTTAGATGTATCTGATCTGGATTGGCAGGGAACAAAGGATCCGACTTATATTGTAGTAGCGCCGGGGTTGGATACGATTCCGGATTATGGGGATATAAGCGGGAATACAACGATTCAGTATACGCTGTTCAGTGATCCCAAGATTACGTTTACGCTGACTGAAGAAACTAAAGTTACAGTTGGTTTTGCGGCGAATTATATTCAGGATCAACAAGGGTTTAAGATATATAGTGTAAAATTATTAAACTATCCCAAGCATCTATAATTTCTATACCGCCCCCTACAAAAGGGGGCGGTATAATATATCAAATGTCTCTGATTGCTTTTAATATCTCTTTGATATCCTCAATCGTAGTCAAAGGATTCAAAATAGTAAACTTCAGATAAAACCGTCCATCAACTTTCGTACTCGCTATCAATACTTCCCCGCTAAAAAACAACCGCTCTTTTATCTTTTTATTCAATTCACAGGGCGATACATTTAAGCCAGCCGGATAATACCTAAATACCAACACCCCCAAATCACTATGACTCAACAACTGAAAATCCTCCTGCTCCTCTATCAAACAAGCCGCCTCTTCTGCCGTTTCTATAATCGTATCCGTATACGCACCCAACTGCTGCCTACCCATAAGCCTCAAAGTAAACCATAACTTCAATGCATCAAACCGCCTGGTACTCTGCGTCACCGATTTATTGATCTGTGCAGGCAGTGCATCATAATCCTGCTCCTTCGGATTCAGATAATCTGCATGATGCCTGATAATATTCAGGTGTACCCTGTTTTTCACTATAAATGCGCTCGAACTGATCGGCTGAAAAAACGACTTATGATAATCAATCGTCACCGAATCCGCCAACTCAATCCCATCCAACAAATAACGATACTTATCCGTCAATAACAATCCACAACCATAAGCCGCATCCACATGATACCACAACTGATTCCGCTTTGCCACTCCCGCTATACCCGATAACGGATCTACATTTCCGAAATCCGTGGTACCTGCCGTCGCTATCACTGCTATTGGAATATTCCCCAATTCTTTTTCTTTTTGAATCGCTGCTTCCAGCGCACCCATATCCATCCTGAATCGTTCATCAGTCGCCACTTTTATCACCGCCTGCTCTCCCAACCCCATCAGCGAAGCATTCTTCTGATTACTAAAATGTGCCTTCTCCGACACAAATATCCTGAACCGGTTGGCTTCTACCGGATGCCCATCCAGCTTAATATTATGATGCAGGAAGTTCAGCGCATAATAATCCCTCGCCAGCAACAACCCCATCATATTACTCTGGGACCCACCAGCTGTAAACACGCCATCACACTGTTCATCATACCCGATCTGCGCACCCGTCCAATCAATCAGTTTCCTCTCCATAAATGTTCCACCCGCACTCTGATCGTAGGTATCCTGGCTACTATTGATCGCACTGATAATCACCTCTGCCGCCAGGGCCGGTATTACTACCGGACAATTCAGGTGTGCAATATACTTAGGCAAATGAAAGGCCGTGGCATGCTGTATATACAACCGATCCACCTCTTCAAACAAACGCTCATAATCAGGAAGCGGGGTATCAAAATCCACTTCCCTGAACTGCGCCAGCAAAGCCGCGGGCTTTATCCCGCTAAATGGTCGCTTATTGTTTTCCAGAAAAGCCGTCACCCGCTCTGCAGCAGCCGTGATAGCAGCATTGTATTCCGCCGCTGCCCCCTCATAAAAGAGATCCTTTACAGGTGCAGCAACCAGGGTTGGTTGATTCATGTTTGATTTATTTAAATAGACTGCCATAATGTTCTTCCATTATTAAATAAGGATCGTCCGCATGTGTTACTCCCCTGATGCCAATGAGACTGGTCTTACTCATCATTCTCAACATCATTCGCCGCTCACACTTTACCATCATATCATTCTCTTTCCGATATCCCGCCACAAATGCATTTCTGCCATGGGCACACAAATGATTGTTCACAAAAATGAGATCACCTGACTCTGGTATATAATCATTGTATATCAGCTTCCGCGCTTCCTCCCAGAAATGCTTCAGGTAAGCCATTGCCTCCGGGGTCTGCCCAGCCGATTCATTATAAATTTGTTCTGCCGCATCAAAGCGAATGAAAGGAT is a genomic window of Chitinophaga sp. LS1 containing:
- a CDS encoding SusC/RagA family TonB-linked outer membrane protein, whose product is MIKRLLLQWSVALLLLELIGLPTTYGQSSLTVSGTVRSGNEVLIGVSVYQKNNINIATKTDENGHFKLTVPDNATLIFSFIGYHRQEVNVNARPVLNINLVTEDKALGEVVVVGYGKQKAPTVTGAISTVGGKELVSTPVSNITNMLVGRASGISAVQSSGEPGQNAATIHIRGIATLNGQDPLIVIDGIQQPAEQPYVVLNAMDANEIEGISILKDASATAVYGIRGANGVIIVTTKRGKLNKPTFGFTANGGFTNATSLLPILNSYQYALFRNEGVRNAEAAGNSSFDNLLFTDNELWKFKNNRDYTTDEINSLEIGTSDRQALANSPALYYTSHNYFKEIFGGKGQQQQYNMNISGGVEKVRYFASLGYYHQQGILNDYNYGGSNTNSNFKRYNFRSNFDIDVFKNFQISVNLAGQSTVGHVPSGGYSSTDQGDRYQLIIQKIFESSPFVGPNFVNGKLVNGFIGTSGDGINPLVDKGGSGVSPISDFLSAGTLNQYITTLTSTVNLKHQMDYITQGLNLNGKIAYDDSYTKGFYQTTSIPLYKAMRDPNNPNNIVLAGGQLNPDYTSDNWGNGAWRKVYLEASIDYAHSFGNHNVSALFLGNAQKYTAHDLTYNTPSGLMGLVGRVTYNFSERYLLEFNMGLNGTENFAPKRRFGYFPAVSAGWVVTKEPFYPKNDVLTWLKLRGSYGEVGSDRLGSRRYLYLPNGWSSSSSGYYFGNSNGSSANPYFSGASETTLGNPDVTWERAKKLNLAADLRLWKDKITLSATLFRENRNNILVNLQTIPATYGVSSSIVPPANIGRVSNQGYEIELGYNDNIGKLSYFLRANFSYARNKIEYMAEPSYQYPWMNETGYSIGQYKGYVWDGFFNTTEELNNRPYNTNGNQARLGNIRYKDINGDGIIDTKDQVPIGYSNLPRIAYNLTIGFSYKGFDISALFIGTAQGSFPQSGYVLSTPFAKNVGAVFQPYYDGHWTQEKYENGEKITYPSFSFSGSGPNNLFSDFWLKSNNFKRLKNLEIGYSIQDRGLLTRAHIRSIRFYANGNNLITWSKEVMKGIDPELADDGKNSMGYMYPLTRTFNFGTNIQF
- a CDS encoding RagB/SusD family nutrient uptake outer membrane protein; translation: MKPYYIICMVLLLFACQKDFLQMPISNTTTTDSVFSTTIKAQGAIANAYKKVLCQGLPYQGNWNSLIQDNISGALTYGFSWTWGYGIATSTGLTATGNTEDMDGYAYNFTAIRQAYLVRENIDKVTDMTAADKAIVKAEMLALIAYDYEQMVIMYGGVPIVTKSLTVNDDLNIPRAPVAEVIDSISSWCDAAAAVLPAVWSATWTGRMTKSAALSIKAKALLYAARPLFNTATPYLDLGANNNLICMGNEDASRWQTAAIAAEAVIKEAETNGGIKIINTGNPLDDYGTATSTPANAEIILAFKYDAGGSGMNTFYNMHNWQAYGNGLTTSYLENYYKADGTDQVWPTATTAFSDYTTRIQAMEPRFKASFKAWEIDTWNNPNDNNWANSNLFQWAMNVAAVPVKFYYKAGTRNWFEFPIFRLAAYYLSAAEAYNELGQSANALAKLNIIHQRAGLPAITETDQAKLRTIIQREWAAEFFDENYWLHDIKHWKRTDIGDGLIGGVIRTLHFNSDVGSKMTGNTDYHDGKMYLGFWAPRQFLNPFPQTEINKGTLIQNPGY
- a CDS encoding SusC/RagA family TonB-linked outer membrane protein — encoded protein: MRYRTLLYMLAFSGKVLAQSVPDSIPTASVSKVSGEELYRTPAANITNTFYGRLPGIITEQASGEPGYDNASFVIRGMGTYDNNDIAIFVDGFQVNNTYFQYLSAIEIAEVKLYKDAAALAAFGMRGANGVLWITTKRGHAGKPTVQVQVRNGVQQAENINKPLRSYDYARLYNQAVSNDLYAVNNHQYIYTPKYTTTQLEAYKNGTGTDIDWFDEVLKKNAVFRDANITFSGGDTTTRYALIVDYMKNQGLYNVATNATTSNAQIQRFNLRANLDFSFFKIFEAKVDLGGRIEDRRYPNFNGPSLWNNMAVYPSNVYPVKDETGNWSGTTVYSNNPVASLKALGWTSTHDRTLQANFNLKEKLDFITPGLYLSEAVSFNTWTRSAASKTATYARYYNGVQTTTDVTSDLVASASSPTNQYDWKQANLSAGYDRTFGSHAVHALVNYFASNYIEDWNGNFNGSGYNTGNNIFHHYTNLGGTIDYTYRNKYMLGFGFGYSGSDNYAIGHNHGFYPAISAGWIALTAPLYLKVRASAGKSGNENSAQGRYLYQQYYGTSTAFYTGVTSLNSNTAIAPTYIANPDIFAEHSMKYNVGFDMTLFKKLDIIADAYMDKRGGIITYDQASYAATIGTALMFKNIGKMTNKGFELTMNYHDTWKGLGYHVGGSMLYHKNTVDYKAEITPVNSFSKTTGLSVSTPTGLIAEGFYQTDDFNADGTLKSGQPVPVFGAVQPGDLKYKDLDNSGFVDQNDVTKIGHPAYPSLYYSFNASLDYKGFDVAILFQGGAGADFNLLNAATQTLAFVSNNNAFPMAKGAWAYYPSEGIDTRSTATYPRLTTQSNTNNYRNSTFWIKKNNYLRIRNIEVGYSLPEAFLKRAHLSRLRLFMSATNPVTISKLLRDYNFDPETPTGYPGLKSYIGGLSVSFN
- a CDS encoding RagB/SusD family nutrient uptake outer membrane protein: MQKLTIYIVILLVLSACSKDFLNTKIDSSETDKTLNSDYSTLISLGNAPYAYIRNGFLSVDGNLFAAATDEAEQTSGISDAQLFNQGSWNATTNPDNYYSSYYRGIRAANYFLEHSVNYKDILGTNRDTISAAGAISYKNDVMNVAWYRAEAHILRAYFYFELSKRYGGVPLLTRVLNADENTIMPATPYDSVMNFVVDEVTLYQDSLQVNWKTSSFSNYDGRFTKGVALALKARALLYWASPLHNTSGDVLRWQQAAAAAHDVIALGIYSLSNDYRNYFLQSNTLSSGETILAVRQTANHYMETMNYPISTSGGQSGVTPSENLVSDYEYTGTPDPANPYTNRDPRLGMSVVTNGSTWNSRVINEAPGGTDDMANTNASKTGYYLKKFLNDGLNLVQGGTATHHWVVMRYGEVLLEYAEAMNEAYGPDNDNGYGLTARAAINMVRARTGVNMPAVTATNQDEFRTAVKHERRIELAFEDYRYWDLLRWKDAETALNKPLLGVKVNNGVYTTFSVEERVFNASKMYYYPFPQTEISISKGVLVQNPGW
- a CDS encoding DUF5013 domain-containing protein, yielding MKQSIIIIFLLSLWACKKDADSYGIPNIYMPQALNISGGISANYPVPTGTDSSTYNYTIDATTNKLNIILGVAQASTLKPAGFTVNVITDADTIDLLKFNNILDANTLLMPDLLYTLPSSVSVPAGKSEGTFFLSLDINQLKSSDYEGKKLALAVRLKSTGQYEVASNAAVTIVIVDVDALVIGPSKDISSQYLKNTSTPFTIAGLHSGGRWGTLTDWIANTAAKSHDGYGGYATDEGGTIDMESGWGSPAIHNGKIWQTTGSALPAGTYTLDVSDLDWQGTKDPTYIVVAPGLDTIPDYGDISGNTTIQYTLFSDPKITFTLTEETKVTVGFAANYIQDQQGFKIYSVKLLNYPKHL